Proteins encoded by one window of Winogradskyella sp. PG-2:
- the bioB gene encoding biotin synthase BioB yields MSIVRHNWTKEEILAIYNKPLMELLYEAATIHRENHDPNTVQVSTLLSIKTGGCPEDCGYCPQAARYHTDIEGNDLMSVQQVKAQALRAKSSGSSRVCMGAAWRNVKDGPEFDQVLEMVRTINKLDMEVCCTLGMVTENQAQRLAEAGLYAYNHNLDSSEEYYKEVISTRGFEDRLETIDNVRKTNVTVCSGGIIGMGEKVEDRAGMLVALSTLDPQPESTPINALVAVEGTPLEEEKPVSIWDMVRMVATTRIVLPETQVRLSAGRTQMTREGQAMCFFAGANSIFAGDKLLTTPNPDVNEDMEMFKLLGLNPQKPFIKKMQPVSVEAEDSQFQPLGEKPKWSRPNHTIDRNEEAKLKAKALK; encoded by the coding sequence ATGAGCATAGTAAGACACAACTGGACGAAAGAAGAAATTCTAGCTATATACAATAAACCATTAATGGAACTGCTCTATGAAGCAGCAACAATACACAGAGAAAATCATGATCCTAATACGGTTCAGGTCTCAACATTATTATCTATTAAAACAGGTGGTTGTCCAGAAGATTGTGGCTACTGTCCCCAAGCCGCAAGATATCACACAGATATTGAAGGCAATGACTTAATGAGTGTTCAACAAGTAAAAGCACAAGCATTACGAGCAAAATCATCTGGAAGTTCTCGTGTTTGTATGGGAGCAGCTTGGAGAAATGTGAAGGATGGTCCAGAATTTGACCAAGTTTTAGAGATGGTCCGTACTATTAATAAACTAGATATGGAAGTGTGCTGTACCTTAGGTATGGTCACTGAAAACCAAGCGCAGCGATTAGCAGAAGCTGGTTTATATGCATATAATCATAACTTAGATTCGTCTGAAGAATATTATAAAGAAGTTATTTCTACTAGAGGTTTTGAGGACCGTTTAGAAACAATTGATAACGTACGTAAAACAAATGTAACTGTTTGCTCTGGTGGAATTATCGGTATGGGAGAAAAGGTTGAAGATCGAGCAGGAATGCTTGTTGCACTTTCAACATTAGACCCACAACCAGAGTCTACGCCAATTAATGCTTTAGTTGCTGTTGAAGGTACACCATTGGAAGAAGAAAAACCAGTATCTATTTGGGATATGGTTCGTATGGTAGCAACAACACGTATTGTATTACCTGAAACTCAAGTGCGTTTATCTGCTGGAAGAACTCAAATGACACGCGAAGGTCAAGCGATGTGTTTCTTTGCTGGTGCTAATTCAATATTTGCAGGAGATAAACTTTTAACAACACCAAATCCCGATGTGAATGAGGATATGGAAATGTTTAAACTTTTAGGCTTAAATCCTCAAAAGCCGTTTATTAAAAAAATGCAACCTGTATCTGTAGAGGCTGAAGATTCTCAATTTCAACCTTTAGGTGAAAAGCCTAAATGGTCTCGACCAAATCATACAATTGATCGTAATGAAGAAGCCAAGTTAAAAGCTAAGGCCTTAAAATAA